From Clostridium sp. SY8519:
TTCATGGGCCAGATGGCTGCCCGGCTGGCCGAGGAACTCGTCATACAGCTGAATAATCGCAGGGTTTTCATGGGATTTTCTGTATGTGCAGTTCCGGTCATTTTCATAAAGGGCCTTGGCACGCTCTTTAGCCAGATCCACTGTGTTGCGGACATAGCCCGGCTGCTGGGGCTGACCGCCGCCGTTGACACATCCGCCCGGACATCCCATGACTTCAATAAAGGTATAGTCGGCTTCGCCGGACTGTACTTTTTTCATCAGATCATGGGCGCATTTGGTGCTGGAAGCCACTGCGACTTTCATCTTTGTTCCCTTCAGATCATAGGTTGCTTCCTTGATTCCGTCGGTTCCGCGCACTTCCTTGAAATCAAGTGCCGGCAGCTCCTCGCCGGTGATTTTCTCATAGGCGGTACGAAGGGCTGCTTCCATAACGCCGCCGGTGGCGCCGAAAATAACTGCGGCTCCGGTGCCGAGTCCCAAAGGCGCGTCAAATTTTTCATCCGGAAGATCCCGGAACTGGATGCCGGCCATGCGGATCATCCGTGCCAGCTCCCTGGTGGTGATAACAATATCTACATCGGGTACGCCCGCGCCGTCTTCATCCGGACGGGTGATTTCGAATTTCTTCGCGGTACAGGGCATTACGCTGACCACAACAAGATCCTTTTTATCCACGCCGATTTTATCCGCATAGTAGCTCTTTGCGATGGCGCCGAACATGGTATGGGGCGCCTTGCAGGATGACAGATGTGGCAGCAGGTCAGGGAAATAATGCTCGCAGTATTTGATCCATCCCGGTGAACAGGAGGTCATCATGGGAAGCACGCCGCCGTTGGTGACACGTTCGATCAGTTCGTTCGCCTCTTCCATAATGGTAAGGTCGGCTGCAAAATCCGTATCAAATACATCATCAAATCCAAGGCGCCGCAGCGCAGCTGCCATCTTGCCTTCCACATCTGTGCCGATGGGATAGTCAAATTCCTCACCCAGAGCAGCCCGTACTGCCGGGGCCGTCTGTACAATGACCCGCTTGGTCGGATCCGCAATGGCGTCAAAGACATCTTTTGTATTGTCTTTTTCCTGCAATGCGCCGGTAGGACACACCGCGATACACTGTCCGCAGGATACACAGGCGGTGTCTCCCAGGCCTTTGCCGAAGGGGGATCCGATATTGGTCTCAAATCCACGCTCATTGGCGCCGATGACACCGATTCCCTGTACCTTTTCACAGGTGGCGCTGCAGCGGCGGCACAGGATGCATTTGTTGTTATCCCGGATCATATGCGGCGCGCTATCATCGATGGGATACACATTGCGCACGCCGTCAAAGTAATCATCCTCATCGATATGGTAGTCATAGCAGAGCTTCTGCAGCTCACATCTGCCGCTGCGGGCGCAGGACAGACATTTTCTCTCATGGATGGACAGAAGCAGCTGCAGGGTCTTTCTTCTGGAATCCCGTACTTTCTCCGTATTGGTCCATACTTCCATTCCTTCCGCTACCGGATAGACGCAGGCAGTGACCAGGGTTTTGGCGCCCTTCACTTCCACCACGCAGATTCGGCAGGCAGCGATTTCATTAATATCCTTTAAAAAACACAGCGTCGGGATCTCGATATTCGCCTGACGGGCAGCCTCTAAAATTGTGGTGCCCTCCGGAACGGAAACAGCAATCCCGTTGACAGTCAGATTTACGTTACTCATTTCCAATTCCTCCTTAACCTTTCCGTACAGCATCTACTTTACAGTTTTCCATGCAGACACCGCATTTAATACATTTGGTCACATCGATGGTATGCGGTTTTCTGAGTTCTCCTGTAATAGCGCCTACCGGACAGTTTCTTGCACACATGGTACATCCCACACATTTCGTGCCGTCGATATACATATGTACCAGATCTTTACATACACCTGCAGGGCATCTCTTCTCTGTTACATGGGCAATGTACTCATCTCTGAAATACCGCAGGGTAGAAAGAATCGGATTCGGTGCCGTCTGGCCAAGGCCGCAGGCGGAATTTTCCTTGATATAATTTGCCAGTTCCTCCAGTTTGTCGATATCTTCCAGGGTTCCGTTTCCCTTGGTGATTTTTTCAAGAATTTCCAGCATCCTTCTGGTGCCCACACGGCAGGGCGTACATTTTCCGCAGGACTCATCTACGGTAAACTGCAGGTAAAATTTGGCGATATCCACCATACAGTTATCTTCATCCATGACAATCAGTCCGCCGGATCCCATAATGGAACCGATGGCGCCGAGGTTTTCATAATCCATGGGTACGTCCAGGCATTCTGCTGGAATGCATCCGCCGGAAGGTCCGCCGGTCTGCGCGGCTTTGAACTGCTTGCCCTGGGGGATGCCGCCGCCGATTTCTTCAATTACCGTACGCAGCGGAGTTCCCATAGGCACTTCCACCAGACCTGTATTGTTGATTTTTCCGCCAAGGGCAAAGACTTTGGTTCCTTTTGATTTTTCCGTGCCGATGGAGCTGAACCAGTCCGCGCCCTTTAAGATAATCTGCGGAATATTCGCGTAGGTTTCCACGTTGTTCAGAATCGTGGGTTTTGCGAATAAGCCCTTGACTGCAGGGAACGGCGGTCTCGGACGGGGCTCACCCCGGTTTCCTTCAATGGACGTCATTAACGCGGTCTCTTCGCCGCAGACAAAGGCGCCTGCGCCCAGACGGAGCTCAATGTCAAAGTCAAATCCTGTTTCAAAGATATTCTTTCCTAACAGGCCGTATTCATGGGCCTGATCAATGGCGATTTTCAGACGTTCCACCGCAATCGGATATTCCGCGCGGACATAGATGTATCCCTGATTGGATCCGATGGCATAACCGGCGATGGCCATTGCCTCCAGAACCACATGAGGATCACCTTCCAATACAGACCGGTCCATAAATGCGCCGGGATCCCCCTCGTCCGCATTGCAGCATACATATTTCTGAACATTTCCGCGGTTGCCGGAAGCGAATTTCCATTTCAGTCCGGTAGGGAATCCGGCGCCGCCGCGTCCCCGCAGGCCGCTGTCCAGAATCGTTTGGATGACTTCGTCCGGTGTCATGGTGGTCAGGACCTTGCCCAGTGCCTGATAGCCGTCCATGGCAATGTATTCATCAATATTCTCCGGATTGATAATACCGCAGTTGCGCAGGGCGATTCTCTTCTGCCGTTTATAAAATACGGTCTCATTCAGAGAAGCCTGTCCGCCGCTGTTGTCCTCGTGATATTCCAGACGGGTCACTACCCGGCCTTTCAGCAGATGTTCCGTGACAATTTCTTTTACATCCTGCGGGCGGACTTTCTGATAGAATGTGCCATCCGGATACACGACAACAATCGGTCCGTAGGAACACAGCCCGTGACAGCCGGTTTCGATGACTTTAATCTCATTCTCCAGTCCGTTGGCTTTGATTTCCTGTGTGAAATTATAAAGGATTCTGCCGCTTTCCGAATCCTTACAGGACGATCCGCCGCAGACTAATACGTGTGAACGATACATGATTTCCCTCCTACTTTAATTTGTCGGCTGCCTTCAGCGTATACTGGTCTACGACGTTTCCGTTTACCAGATGCTGTTCCACGACTTCCTTTGCCTTTTTTGCGTCCATCCAGATATAGGTAACTTTTGGTTTGCCCGGTTCAAAGACTTCCACAATCGGCTCATACTGGCACAGGCCAATACATCCGGTCTGGGTCACCATGACGTTGTCAAGATTTTTATTTCTAACCTCTTCCGCGAGAGTGTTTAATACCGGTCTTGCCCCGGAAGCGATGCCGCAGGTAGCCATGCCGACCACCACGCGGGTCTTGTCGCTGGAAGCATCCCGCAGGCCGATCTCGCCCTTCATTCTCTCTTTTATCTGCTGAAGCTCAATTAGTGATTTCATAGAATTCCTCCATATACATGTCTTATATCTGCTGTTCCCCGTACGCATCTGTCTCATCTGTATTTTCTTTCAGATAGGAGTGAATGAATTCCGCAATTTCTTTCTGTGCGAAGGATGTATCACCGATGATTTTACGGATTTCATCCGTGTCGAGATCAAATCCGTGTCCATTCACCCGATAGTGATACACAAAATGAATCCCCTCATTAAAAACAACCAGCGAATAGATGGTCTCCGCAATGTCCCCCAAAGGCATGCAGTCAATACTGTCCGTACAGTATACGGCCTGCATGGATGTACCTTTGCCTTTTTCGGATGCAATGGAAAAACTTCCGCCGGTGCATTCCGCCGACTGCTGAAGGAACGGAATCCCCAGTCCGATCTTTCTTGTGGTCCGTGTGGTATAAAACGGATCTACGGCGGCTTTCAGCTGTTCCTCATCCATACCTGTCCCGTTATCACGGATTGTAAAAGTGAGTGTATGATTGATGGTATCTCTCAGAACAGAGATGAATATATCAGCTGCTTTTGCGGTGATTGAATTCTGTGCGATATCCAGAATTGTCAGAGAAATTTCGGGAAGCATCAGTTATATTTTGCCAGGATCTGATCCACGTCACGCGCGGTCAGGCGGCCATATACATTTTCATTAATCATCATTACCGGTGCCAGTCCGCAGGCGCCGACGCATCTGCAGGCATCTAATGAAAATTTTCCATCCGGTGTGCATTCGCCGGTCTGGATACCCAGCACTTCCGTGACGCGTTTGAGCACATCTCCGGATCCCTTTACATAACATGCTGTGCCAAGACAGACAGAAATCTGATATTTCCCCTTTGGAGTCAAATTGAACTGTGAGTAGAATGTAGCGATGCCATATATCTTTTCCATCGGAATTTCAAGTTCGTCCGCAATGATCTTCTGAACCTGCTCCGGAAGATATCCGTAGATATCCTGGGCTCTCTGCATAATCGGCATCAGGCAGCCCTTTTCATTCCGCAGTTCTTCGATCGCAAGGCGAAGCTCCTGTTCCTGTTCATTGCTTCCGTGAAAGGAAGCGGTTCTGTTTTCTGCCACAATGTTACCTCCTCATTGTTTTAAGTTAGATACAATCCATGTATACTATAGCACCCCTTTCACTTTAATGCAATGAAATATTGTTTAATGTTTCGTACAATTTTGCGTTTGTCATGCGACAAATGTTGAATCCAGCCGAAGCATGGACATTATGCACATAATTTGATACAATTGCTACTGGCATCTATTACATTTCAACTAGTAATCTGGAGGAACCCACATTGACAATCCGACAAATTGCCTCCATTCTCGAAGCCGAAATCTGTGTGCCGGGTCCTGACCTGGATCAGGAAATCGCCATTGCATACGCCTCTGACATGATGGCGGATGTACTGGCTTTTGCTGTGCCCGGCTGCGCGCTGATTACCGGCCTGCGCAGCCAGCAG
This genomic window contains:
- a CDS encoding NADH-dependent [FeFe] hydrogenase, group A6, with the protein product MSNVNLTVNGIAVSVPEGTTILEAARQANIEIPTLCFLKDINEIAACRICVVEVKGAKTLVTACVYPVAEGMEVWTNTEKVRDSRRKTLQLLLSIHERKCLSCARSGRCELQKLCYDYHIDEDDYFDGVRNVYPIDDSAPHMIRDNNKCILCRRCSATCEKVQGIGVIGANERGFETNIGSPFGKGLGDTACVSCGQCIAVCPTGALQEKDNTKDVFDAIADPTKRVIVQTAPAVRAALGEEFDYPIGTDVEGKMAAALRRLGFDDVFDTDFAADLTIMEEANELIERVTNGGVLPMMTSCSPGWIKYCEHYFPDLLPHLSSCKAPHTMFGAIAKSYYADKIGVDKKDLVVVSVMPCTAKKFEITRPDEDGAGVPDVDIVITTRELARMIRMAGIQFRDLPDEKFDAPLGLGTGAAVIFGATGGVMEAALRTAYEKITGEELPALDFKEVRGTDGIKEATYDLKGTKMKVAVASSTKCAHDLMKKVQSGEADYTFIEVMGCPGGCVNGGGQPQQPGYVRNTVDLAKERAKALYENDRNCTYRKSHENPAIIQLYDEFLGQPGSHLAHELLHTTYIPRTVHEIK
- the nuoE gene encoding NADH-quinone oxidoreductase subunit NuoE, producing the protein MVAENRTASFHGSNEQEQELRLAIEELRNEKGCLMPIMQRAQDIYGYLPEQVQKIIADELEIPMEKIYGIATFYSQFNLTPKGKYQISVCLGTACYVKGSGDVLKRVTEVLGIQTGECTPDGKFSLDACRCVGACGLAPVMMINENVYGRLTARDVDQILAKYN
- a CDS encoding ATP-binding protein, encoding MLPEISLTILDIAQNSITAKAADIFISVLRDTINHTLTFTIRDNGTGMDEEQLKAAVDPFYTTRTTRKIGLGIPFLQQSAECTGGSFSIASEKGKGTSMQAVYCTDSIDCMPLGDIAETIYSLVVFNEGIHFVYHYRVNGHGFDLDTDEIRKIIGDTSFAQKEIAEFIHSYLKENTDETDAYGEQQI
- a CDS encoding (2Fe-2S) ferredoxin domain-containing protein, which translates into the protein MKSLIELQQIKERMKGEIGLRDASSDKTRVVVGMATCGIASGARPVLNTLAEEVRNKNLDNVMVTQTGCIGLCQYEPIVEVFEPGKPKVTYIWMDAKKAKEVVEQHLVNGNVVDQYTLKAADKLK
- the nuoF gene encoding NADH-quinone oxidoreductase subunit NuoF translates to MYRSHVLVCGGSSCKDSESGRILYNFTQEIKANGLENEIKVIETGCHGLCSYGPIVVVYPDGTFYQKVRPQDVKEIVTEHLLKGRVVTRLEYHEDNSGGQASLNETVFYKRQKRIALRNCGIINPENIDEYIAMDGYQALGKVLTTMTPDEVIQTILDSGLRGRGGAGFPTGLKWKFASGNRGNVQKYVCCNADEGDPGAFMDRSVLEGDPHVVLEAMAIAGYAIGSNQGYIYVRAEYPIAVERLKIAIDQAHEYGLLGKNIFETGFDFDIELRLGAGAFVCGEETALMTSIEGNRGEPRPRPPFPAVKGLFAKPTILNNVETYANIPQIILKGADWFSSIGTEKSKGTKVFALGGKINNTGLVEVPMGTPLRTVIEEIGGGIPQGKQFKAAQTGGPSGGCIPAECLDVPMDYENLGAIGSIMGSGGLIVMDEDNCMVDIAKFYLQFTVDESCGKCTPCRVGTRRMLEILEKITKGNGTLEDIDKLEELANYIKENSACGLGQTAPNPILSTLRYFRDEYIAHVTEKRCPAGVCKDLVHMYIDGTKCVGCTMCARNCPVGAITGELRKPHTIDVTKCIKCGVCMENCKVDAVRKG